A window of Leptotrichia wadei contains these coding sequences:
- the thiI gene encoding tRNA uracil 4-sulfurtransferase ThiI, which translates to MNNYTDKNLLNAVGLSYGELSLKGKNRGQFEKKLRNKINKVLKGFEYQLFDDLSKLYVFINPENLDEITDKLKKVFGIVGLNQSAKVERNDEFIKEKVLKFANYAYEQGARTFKIKVNRSNKGFEKKSMDYARELGAYVLVNSPFEKVKMNDPDVMINVDIRINVYIYTDRIKTYGGLPLGSTGKGLVLLSGGIDSPVASFMMAKRGMRLNFVTFHSFPFTSQQALEKVKELTDILSLYVGKTRLYSLNILKIQEAINTQTKKDLATILTRRAMMRLAERISNTMRYQALVTGESLGQVASQTMGGLTCTNASVEKLPVFRPLIGMDKTEIIEIAKEIETYEKSIEPYEDSCVIFAPKHPVTNPKLEDVLAEEEKIENYDEIMNEIFEEREYFNFG; encoded by the coding sequence ATGAACAATTATACTGACAAAAATTTATTGAATGCAGTGGGACTTTCTTATGGGGAGTTGTCGTTAAAGGGAAAAAATAGAGGGCAGTTTGAAAAAAAATTACGAAATAAAATTAATAAAGTGTTGAAGGGGTTTGAATATCAATTGTTTGATGATTTGTCAAAATTGTATGTTTTTATAAATCCTGAGAATTTAGATGAAATAACAGATAAATTAAAAAAGGTTTTTGGAATTGTGGGGCTTAATCAGTCGGCTAAGGTTGAGAGAAACGATGAATTTATTAAGGAAAAGGTGCTGAAGTTTGCAAATTATGCTTATGAACAAGGGGCTAGGACGTTTAAGATAAAAGTTAATAGAAGCAATAAGGGATTTGAGAAGAAGTCTATGGATTATGCACGTGAATTGGGAGCTTATGTGCTTGTAAACAGTCCCTTTGAAAAGGTTAAGATGAATGATCCTGATGTTATGATAAATGTTGATATTAGAATAAATGTTTATATTTATACAGATAGAATAAAAACTTATGGGGGACTTCCACTTGGATCAACTGGAAAAGGGCTTGTGCTTTTATCTGGAGGAATAGATAGTCCTGTTGCTTCTTTTATGATGGCAAAAAGAGGAATGCGGTTAAATTTTGTAACATTCCATAGCTTCCCATTTACAAGTCAGCAGGCTCTTGAAAAGGTAAAGGAACTGACAGATATTTTATCGCTTTATGTCGGAAAAACAAGACTTTATTCATTAAATATATTAAAAATTCAGGAAGCAATAAATACACAGACAAAAAAAGACCTGGCTACGATTTTAACAAGACGTGCTATGATGCGTCTAGCTGAAAGAATATCGAATACTATGCGATATCAGGCTTTAGTTACAGGAGAAAGTCTTGGACAAGTTGCTTCACAAACAATGGGAGGGCTTACTTGTACAAATGCTTCGGTAGAAAAATTACCAGTATTTAGACCGCTTATTGGGATGGATAAAACGGAAATAATAGAAATTGCGAAGGAAATAGAAACTTATGAAAAATCTATTGAGCCATATGAGGATTCCTGTGTAATTTTTGCACCAAAACATCCAGTTACAAATCCTAAGTTGGAGGATGTATTGGCTGAAGAAGAAAAAATTGAAAATTATGATGAAATTATGAATGAAATTTTTGAAGAAAGAGAATATTTTAATTTTGGGTAA
- the atpC gene encoding ATP synthase F1 subunit epsilon — MAAEFILEAVTPERLVFEKPVEFVKLRTESGDIGILAKHINYITAIGAGEMLVREKDKEDVTYYLEGGFLEVRQDKVVILGVNIVETTKAEAERMARQVAIEKAKNQKLKEDRDILGTKKRIQSNLSKK; from the coding sequence ATGGCAGCAGAATTTATTTTGGAAGCAGTAACTCCAGAAAGACTCGTTTTTGAAAAGCCTGTCGAATTTGTAAAATTACGTACAGAAAGTGGAGATATTGGAATACTTGCAAAGCATATTAATTACATAACAGCTATTGGTGCAGGAGAGATGCTTGTACGTGAAAAGGACAAGGAAGATGTGACATATTATCTGGAAGGTGGATTTTTAGAAGTTAGACAGGATAAAGTTGTTATTTTGGGAGTAAATATAGTTGAAACAACTAAGGCAGAAGCTGAAAGAATGGCAAGACAAGTTGCTATTGAAAAGGCAAAAAATCAAAAGTTAAAAGAAGATCGAGATATTTTAGGAACAAAAAAACGTATTCAGAGTAATTTGAGCAAAAAGTAA
- the gloA gene encoding lactoylglutathione lyase, protein MAILNMLHACLRVENLETSIEFYEKAFGFKEDRRMDYPEHKFTIVYLALPGEHFEIELTYNYGHGPYTIGDGFSHLAIASDDLEGDNAKHKALGYETTDIKGLPGKPGHYYFVTDPDGYRMEVIRAK, encoded by the coding sequence ATGGCTATTTTAAACATGTTGCACGCTTGCTTACGTGTAGAAAATTTGGAAACGTCTATTGAATTTTATGAAAAGGCATTTGGATTTAAAGAAGATCGACGTATGGATTATCCAGAGCATAAGTTTACTATTGTTTATTTGGCTCTTCCAGGTGAACATTTTGAAATTGAGCTGACTTACAATTACGGTCATGGACCATATACGATTGGTGATGGTTTTTCACATCTTGCAATTGCTTCAGATGATTTGGAAGGTGACAATGCAAAACATAAGGCACTTGGATATGAAACAACTGATATTAAGGGCTTGCCTGGAAAGCCAGGACATTATTATTTTGTGACAGATCCAGATGGTTACCGTATGGAAGTAATTCGTGCAAAATAA
- a CDS encoding cysteine desulfurase family protein yields MIYLDNSASTKPYKEVIDVLVQTMEENYANADAIHDFSHKIFLKIKKARKIVADYLKVEADRIYFTAGGGDGNNLLLQGIVNANSRIKKHMITTKIEHPSVYEVFRHYENAGFEVDYLDVDKDGYINLKQLEDLIREDTILVSVGAVNSEIGAIQDLEKISKIIWNKNRNTYFHTDFVQGFGCTNIKFDKISVDAITVSGHKIHAPKGIGAIYVNKRVKIADVVFGSNVENGIVKRTMPTELILAFAKAVEILSKEDKKDMKHSQNIKKMLADKICEEITDVKLNSSLDPEKSSPKVLNVSFKGTKGEVLTHFLGMYQIYVSTGSACSSKKGNSRILEVMGLNQSELDGAIRFSFSSENTVEQIDEVVKRLKESVERIRKMR; encoded by the coding sequence ATGATTTATTTAGATAATTCTGCTAGCACAAAGCCGTATAAAGAAGTTATAGATGTGCTAGTTCAGACAATGGAGGAAAATTATGCGAATGCTGATGCGATTCATGATTTTTCTCATAAAATTTTTTTGAAAATAAAAAAGGCTAGAAAAATTGTGGCTGATTATCTAAAAGTGGAGGCTGACAGAATTTACTTTACAGCAGGAGGCGGAGATGGAAATAATCTTTTGCTGCAAGGGATTGTTAATGCGAATTCCCGTATAAAAAAGCATATGATTACGACAAAGATTGAGCATCCATCTGTCTATGAAGTATTTAGGCATTATGAAAATGCTGGATTTGAAGTTGACTATCTGGATGTTGACAAGGATGGATATATAAATTTAAAGCAATTAGAAGATTTGATTCGTGAAGATACGATTTTGGTTTCTGTGGGTGCTGTAAATAGTGAAATTGGAGCAATTCAGGATTTGGAGAAGATTTCTAAGATTATTTGGAATAAAAATAGGAATACATATTTCCATACTGATTTTGTGCAAGGATTTGGGTGTACAAATATAAAATTTGATAAAATTTCTGTGGATGCGATAACGGTAAGCGGTCATAAAATTCATGCACCAAAGGGAATTGGGGCGATTTATGTAAATAAACGTGTTAAAATTGCTGATGTAGTTTTTGGTTCAAATGTGGAAAATGGGATTGTAAAAAGAACAATGCCGACAGAATTGATTCTTGCATTTGCGAAGGCTGTGGAAATTTTGTCAAAAGAGGATAAAAAAGATATGAAGCATTCTCAAAATATAAAAAAAATGCTTGCTGATAAAATTTGTGAAGAAATTACAGATGTTAAACTTAATTCATCGCTTGATCCTGAAAAATCGAGTCCAAAGGTTTTGAATGTTTCTTTTAAGGGGACAAAAGGTGAAGTGCTGACACATTTTTTAGGAATGTATCAGATTTATGTTTCTACAGGTTCAGCTTGCTCTTCTAAAAAAGGGAATAGCAGAATACTGGAAGTTATGGGGCTTAATCAGTCAGAACTGGATGGGGCGATAAGATTTAGCTTTTCAAGTGAAAATACAGTGGAGCAAATTGATGAAGTTGTAAAAAGGCTGAAGGAAAGTGTAGAAAGAATTAGGAAAATGAGATAG
- the atpD gene encoding F0F1 ATP synthase subunit beta, protein MNKGKLVQVIGPVIDVKFEKTLPDIYNALEIYNENGKKIVAEVHSHNGNNVVRAVAMSGTEGLRRGLEVIDTGKPIQVPVGRPTLGRIFNVLGETVDDGEKLDADVLRESIHRDAPTFEQQGTDSEILETGIKVVDLLAPYLKGGKIGLFGGAGVGKTVLIQELINNIAKGHGGLSVFAGVGERTREGRDLYNEMTESGVIDKTALVYGQMNEPPGARLRVGLTALTMAEYFRDKEGQNVLLFIDNIFRFTQAGSEVSALLGRMPSAVGYQPNLATEMGALQERITSTSTGSITSVQAVYVPADDLTDPAPATTFAHLDATTVLSRQIASLGIYPAVDPLDSTSRILEPEIVGNEHYKIARETQKVLQRYKELQDIIAILGMDELDESDKLTVNRARKIQRFFSQPFSVAEQFTGMKGKYVPLRETIRGFKEILDGLHDDLPEQAFLYVGTIDDAVAKARELMSE, encoded by the coding sequence ATGAATAAAGGTAAATTAGTTCAAGTAATTGGACCGGTTATTGATGTAAAATTTGAAAAGACATTGCCGGATATTTACAATGCACTTGAAATATATAATGAAAATGGCAAAAAAATAGTAGCCGAAGTCCACTCCCACAATGGAAATAACGTTGTAAGAGCAGTTGCAATGTCTGGAACTGAAGGATTAAGACGTGGACTAGAAGTTATAGATACTGGTAAACCTATTCAAGTTCCTGTTGGAAGACCTACACTTGGAAGAATTTTCAATGTGCTGGGGGAAACAGTTGATGATGGAGAAAAACTGGATGCAGATGTTTTAAGAGAATCTATCCACAGGGATGCTCCAACATTTGAACAACAAGGTACTGATTCAGAAATATTGGAAACAGGAATAAAAGTAGTTGACTTGTTAGCTCCTTACCTAAAAGGTGGAAAAATTGGACTGTTTGGAGGAGCAGGAGTTGGAAAGACAGTATTAATTCAAGAATTAATTAATAATATTGCAAAAGGGCATGGAGGGCTTTCTGTATTTGCAGGAGTTGGAGAACGTACACGTGAAGGACGTGATTTGTATAATGAAATGACTGAAAGTGGAGTTATCGACAAAACAGCGTTGGTGTATGGGCAAATGAACGAACCGCCTGGTGCAAGATTAAGAGTTGGACTTACAGCGCTTACAATGGCAGAATATTTTAGAGATAAGGAAGGACAAAATGTACTTTTATTTATTGACAATATATTCAGATTTACTCAAGCAGGTTCAGAAGTATCTGCACTTCTTGGAAGAATGCCGTCAGCTGTAGGATATCAACCAAACTTGGCAACTGAAATGGGAGCATTGCAGGAAAGAATTACATCTACAAGTACAGGTTCAATTACATCAGTGCAAGCTGTATACGTACCGGCAGATGACTTGACAGATCCGGCTCCAGCAACAACATTTGCCCATTTGGATGCAACTACAGTATTATCAAGACAAATTGCATCGCTTGGAATTTATCCGGCAGTTGACCCACTTGATTCAACATCAAGAATATTAGAGCCAGAAATTGTTGGAAATGAACATTATAAAATTGCAAGGGAAACTCAGAAAGTATTGCAAAGATATAAGGAATTGCAAGATATTATAGCAATTTTGGGAATGGATGAACTGGATGAAAGCGATAAATTGACAGTAAACCGTGCTAGAAAAATCCAAAGATTCTTCTCTCAACCATTCTCTGTAGCAGAACAGTTTACAGGAATGAAAGGAAAATATGTTCCATTAAGGGAAACAATACGTGGATTTAAGGAAATTTTAGATGGACTTCACGATGACTTGCCTGAACAAGCATTCCTATATGTTGGAACAATTGACGATGCAGTTGCAAAAGCAAGAGAATTAATGAGTGAATAA
- a CDS encoding peptidylprolyl isomerase: MIRKVSLLMLSFLMIMMAGVISYSREYKMKVKIMTEKGDININLLPEKSPVTVANFVNLAKKGYYDGLKFHRVIDNFMAQGGDPAGTGAGGPGYQFEDEVNNGLNFSKAGKLAMANAGPGTNGSQFFITTVPTEWLNGNHTIFGEVVSDDDLKVVKKLSNGDVMKKVVVEGDVDAFLKTQKNRVDSWNKILKQNFPNKF, encoded by the coding sequence ATGATTAGAAAAGTATCATTGTTAATGTTGTCGTTTCTGATGATAATGATGGCAGGCGTGATATCATACAGCAGGGAATATAAGATGAAAGTAAAAATTATGACTGAAAAGGGTGATATAAATATTAATTTATTGCCTGAAAAATCGCCTGTAACTGTGGCAAATTTTGTAAATTTGGCTAAAAAGGGATATTATGATGGATTAAAATTTCATAGGGTAATTGACAACTTTATGGCTCAAGGTGGAGATCCTGCGGGAACCGGTGCTGGAGGACCTGGATACCAATTTGAAGATGAAGTTAATAATGGACTGAACTTTTCAAAGGCTGGGAAATTAGCTATGGCAAATGCAGGACCTGGAACAAATGGAAGTCAGTTTTTTATTACAACTGTTCCAACAGAATGGCTAAATGGCAATCATACAATTTTTGGAGAAGTTGTGTCAGATGATGATTTAAAAGTTGTAAAAAAATTGTCTAATGGAGATGTAATGAAAAAAGTTGTGGTTGAAGGAGATGTTGACGCATTTCTAAAAACTCAAAAAAATAGAGTTGACAGTTGGAATAAAATATTGAAACAAAATTTTCCAAATAAATTTTAA
- the metF gene encoding methylenetetrahydrofolate reductase [NAD(P)H], which produces MRIKDLFEKKEHLISFEIFPPNKNFSVEKLKDVTDELVQYKPDFISVTYGAGGKTKGGTIEMASHIKNNLKTEVLAHLTCVGSKKSEINDYLQEAKKCNIKNILALRGDVPQGETEEIYNRGDYKYASELISDLRKNSEFNDFSIGGAFYPETHYENNDLVDLFHLKNKVEAGTDFLASQMFFDNDIFIKFKEQAEKLDIKVPLIAGIMPVTNAKQIKRIIELSKCSVPEKLDKLLGKYGDNPESMKKAGIMYASEQIIELLAYGIRGIHIYTMNKPEIAKEIVKNIEFAR; this is translated from the coding sequence ATGAGAATAAAAGATTTGTTTGAGAAAAAGGAGCATTTAATTTCCTTTGAAATTTTTCCGCCAAATAAGAATTTTTCTGTGGAAAAATTAAAGGATGTAACAGATGAATTGGTACAATATAAGCCTGATTTTATTAGTGTTACTTATGGTGCAGGTGGAAAGACTAAAGGTGGGACTATTGAAATGGCTTCACATATTAAAAATAATTTGAAGACGGAAGTGTTGGCTCATTTGACTTGCGTTGGAAGTAAAAAAAGTGAAATTAATGATTATTTACAAGAGGCAAAAAAGTGTAATATAAAAAATATTTTGGCACTTCGTGGAGATGTTCCGCAAGGGGAAACAGAAGAGATTTATAATAGAGGAGATTATAAATATGCTTCAGAATTGATTAGTGATTTGAGAAAAAATAGTGAATTTAATGATTTTTCAATTGGTGGTGCGTTCTACCCTGAAACTCATTATGAAAATAATGATTTAGTTGACTTATTTCATTTAAAGAATAAAGTTGAAGCTGGTACTGACTTTTTGGCTTCTCAAATGTTCTTTGACAATGATATTTTTATAAAATTTAAGGAACAGGCTGAAAAACTGGATATAAAAGTTCCGTTAATTGCAGGAATTATGCCAGTTACAAATGCAAAACAAATAAAAAGAATTATAGAATTGTCAAAATGCTCTGTACCTGAGAAATTGGATAAATTACTGGGAAAATATGGAGATAATCCAGAATCTATGAAAAAAGCGGGAATAATGTATGCAAGTGAACAGATTATAGAATTACTGGCTTATGGAATTAGAGGAATTCATATTTATACGATGAATAAGCCTGAAATTGCTAAGGAAATTGTGAAAAATATTGAATTTGCAAGATAA
- the thiD gene encoding bifunctional hydroxymethylpyrimidine kinase/phosphomethylpyrimidine kinase, which produces MSIKKVLTIAGSDTSGGAGIQADLKTFQERGVYGMNALTVIVTMDPRNRWAHKVFPVELNVIKEQIDTVINGIGVDALKTGMLPTAEIIEYVGSVLKDLKNPIVIDPVMVCKVTSGSTENLFPENVTAMKKYLLPYATVVTPNLFEAAQLAGIEKINTIEKAKEAAKKIYDLGAKNVVIKGRKFFAGDKSVDILYDGKDFEFFESEKIDTEWNHGAGCTFSASITSEIAKGATVSQAVATTKKLIAEALKQSFKLNDYTGPLNHKAFALK; this is translated from the coding sequence ATGTCTATAAAAAAAGTTTTAACAATTGCAGGATCTGATACAAGTGGAGGAGCTGGAATACAAGCTGATTTAAAGACTTTCCAGGAAAGAGGAGTTTATGGAATGAATGCCCTTACAGTTATTGTTACGATGGATCCACGAAATAGATGGGCTCACAAGGTTTTTCCAGTTGAGTTGAATGTTATTAAAGAGCAAATTGACACTGTTATAAATGGAATTGGAGTAGATGCATTAAAAACTGGAATGCTTCCAACTGCGGAAATTATTGAATATGTGGGTTCTGTTTTAAAAGATTTGAAAAATCCGATTGTTATTGATCCTGTAATGGTTTGTAAAGTAACTAGCGGATCAACTGAAAATCTTTTTCCAGAAAATGTAACTGCAATGAAAAAATACTTATTGCCTTATGCAACTGTTGTTACACCAAATTTATTTGAGGCAGCACAATTAGCTGGAATAGAAAAGATAAATACGATTGAGAAAGCAAAGGAGGCGGCAAAAAAAATATATGATTTAGGTGCAAAAAACGTTGTAATCAAAGGAAGAAAGTTTTTTGCAGGAGATAAATCTGTAGATATTTTATATGATGGAAAGGATTTTGAATTTTTTGAATCTGAAAAAATAGATACAGAATGGAATCACGGAGCAGGATGCACATTCTCAGCTTCAATAACTTCAGAAATTGCCAAAGGGGCGACAGTATCCCAGGCAGTTGCTACAACTAAAAAATTAATAGCGGAAGCATTAAAACAATCTTTTAAATTAAATGATTATACTGGACCGTTGAATCATAAGGCATTTGCATTAAAATAA
- a CDS encoding argininosuccinate synthase, which produces MAKEKVVLAYSGGLDTSIIIPWLKEHYDLDVIACCVDVGQDDDMEEVKVKAIESGASKVYVEDMKEEFVRDYAFRALRAGAVYENKYLLGTSVARPLISKALVDVAHKEGAAYICHGCTGKGNDQVRFETGVFSLDPTLKIIAPWRIWDISSREDAIDYAQKKGIKVSATKEKIYSRDQNLWHISHEGGDIENLENEHKEDVVYMMTTPPEKAPDKPTYVDITFEQGWPVKVDGEALEPVELLRRLNKIAGENGVGVIDIVENRLVGMKSRGIYETPGGTLLMEALKELETLILDKDTFEFKKLVSQKYASIAYSGQWFTPLREGLDAFVDETSKNVTGTIRLKLYKGSIKIAGRFTDFALYDEEISSFGASELYSHKDAEGFIKLFSLPNRIRAYKKHK; this is translated from the coding sequence ATGGCAAAAGAAAAAGTAGTTTTAGCATATTCAGGTGGACTTGATACATCAATTATCATTCCTTGGCTAAAAGAACATTACGACTTAGATGTAATCGCATGTTGTGTTGATGTGGGACAAGATGATGATATGGAGGAAGTAAAGGTAAAAGCTATTGAATCAGGTGCTTCAAAAGTTTATGTGGAGGATATGAAAGAAGAATTTGTAAGAGATTATGCATTCCGTGCATTAAGAGCAGGAGCAGTTTATGAAAACAAATATCTTTTGGGAACTTCAGTTGCAAGACCTTTGATTTCTAAGGCATTGGTAGATGTGGCTCATAAAGAAGGGGCGGCATATATTTGTCATGGATGTACTGGAAAGGGAAATGACCAAGTTAGATTTGAAACTGGTGTATTTTCATTGGATCCAACATTAAAAATAATTGCACCTTGGAGAATTTGGGATATTTCTTCAAGAGAAGATGCGATTGACTATGCACAAAAAAAAGGTATAAAAGTAAGTGCAACAAAAGAAAAAATTTATTCGAGAGATCAAAATTTATGGCATATTTCTCATGAAGGTGGAGATATTGAAAATCTTGAAAATGAGCATAAGGAAGATGTTGTATACATGATGACAACTCCACCTGAAAAGGCACCAGATAAGCCAACTTATGTGGATATTACATTTGAACAAGGATGGCCTGTAAAAGTAGATGGTGAAGCTCTAGAGCCTGTGGAATTATTGAGAAGGCTAAATAAAATCGCTGGAGAAAATGGTGTTGGAGTAATTGACATTGTGGAAAACAGACTAGTCGGAATGAAATCAAGAGGGATTTATGAAACTCCAGGTGGAACATTGCTAATGGAAGCATTAAAGGAATTAGAAACTTTGATTCTTGATAAAGATACTTTTGAGTTTAAAAAATTAGTATCACAAAAATATGCAAGTATCGCATATTCAGGACAATGGTTTACACCACTTCGGGAAGGTCTTGATGCATTTGTAGATGAAACTTCTAAAAATGTAACTGGCACAATAAGATTAAAATTATACAAAGGAAGTATAAAAATTGCTGGAAGATTTACTGATTTTGCATTGTATGATGAAGAGATTTCTTCATTTGGTGCGAGTGAATTGTATAGTCATAAGGATGCAGAAGGATTTATTAAATTATTCTCACTTCCAAATAGAATTAGAGCTTATAAAAAACATAAATAA
- the dapB gene encoding 4-hydroxy-tetrahydrodipicolinate reductase: MKIVVYGAGVMAQYVKESVINSGNEFVGFVDPLGNGDFKNLKENNVDFDAIIDFSHFSLLEDVLEAGINKKVPVLIATTGHSEAQIKEIEEASKKIPIIKATNTSVGVNIVNEIVAFATKLLKDFDIEIVEKHHNRKIDAPSGTADTLLEIVKENLDNNGKDYRTVYGREGHSKRAEKEIGVHAIRGGNIVGEHTVIYAKNDEIIEIKHEALSRKMFSDGAVRAVEFLFGKKAGLYTMKDVLGL; this comes from the coding sequence ATGAAAATAGTAGTTTACGGTGCTGGAGTTATGGCACAATATGTGAAGGAATCTGTAATAAATTCTGGAAATGAATTTGTTGGATTTGTTGACCCGCTTGGAAATGGAGATTTTAAAAATTTGAAGGAAAATAATGTGGATTTTGATGCAATTATAGACTTTTCACACTTTAGCCTTTTGGAAGATGTGCTGGAAGCGGGAATTAATAAAAAAGTTCCAGTGTTAATCGCTACAACTGGACATTCTGAAGCTCAAATAAAGGAAATTGAAGAAGCTTCAAAAAAAATACCGATAATTAAGGCTACAAATACTTCGGTTGGAGTAAATATTGTCAATGAAATTGTAGCTTTTGCAACAAAATTATTAAAAGATTTTGATATTGAAATAGTTGAAAAGCATCATAACAGAAAAATTGATGCTCCAAGCGGTACGGCAGACACTTTGCTGGAAATTGTGAAAGAAAACTTGGATAATAATGGAAAAGATTACAGAACAGTTTATGGAAGAGAAGGACATAGTAAACGTGCTGAAAAGGAAATAGGAGTTCATGCTATCCGTGGTGGAAATATCGTGGGAGAACACACTGTGATTTATGCTAAAAATGATGAAATAATTGAGATAAAACATGAAGCATTGTCAAGAAAAATGTTCTCAGATGGTGCAGTTAGGGCTGTGGAATTTCTTTTTGGGAAGAAAGCAGGGCTTTATACTATGAAGGATGTATTGGGATTATAG
- a CDS encoding DUF4912 domain-containing protein: MGMEQARKNRKRTHYRNYINEKLVGNKRKSFKKVEEIVSFEVIEREIIERILVKCFLIKRSRTFYRNFINRKLVGNFGKKYKRMFKSLNFDFEKISPDQIRRRYVETEINRSKFAKGVEYDGNSNHEDIYFDKAPLPVAYFVDEIVLMPKNPTTLFMYWEIRDDTYERLSSNNGVIDNVVIKLFKDGQEYRKIIRHERIGSHYITGIDVNQDYEVSIGYEDQYGNFSEVARSVQAITPNDKVSDNFDLVWGTVRLDENTNQLIKYINTPVSTPEGRELLGIPEGSYVSEENDEFIIEVIERLTKVGASESLIERRVVKGKLPGLRLDMSGARSS; encoded by the coding sequence ATGGGAATGGAGCAAGCAAGAAAAAATAGAAAAAGAACACATTATAGAAATTACATAAATGAAAAATTAGTTGGAAATAAAAGAAAAAGCTTTAAAAAAGTTGAAGAAATAGTTTCTTTTGAAGTTATTGAAAGAGAAATTATTGAGAGAATTTTAGTAAAATGTTTTTTAATAAAAAGAAGCAGAACGTTTTATAGAAATTTCATAAATAGAAAATTAGTTGGAAATTTTGGGAAAAAATATAAGAGAATGTTTAAATCTTTGAATTTTGACTTTGAAAAAATTTCGCCAGATCAAATAAGACGTAGATATGTAGAAACTGAAATTAACCGTTCAAAATTTGCAAAAGGTGTTGAATATGATGGAAACTCAAACCATGAGGATATTTACTTCGATAAAGCTCCATTGCCAGTAGCATATTTTGTTGATGAAATCGTGCTAATGCCAAAAAATCCTACAACATTGTTTATGTATTGGGAAATTCGTGATGATACGTATGAAAGATTATCATCAAATAATGGAGTCATTGACAATGTAGTTATAAAACTTTTCAAGGATGGACAAGAATACAGAAAAATTATAAGACATGAAAGAATAGGTTCACACTATATTACTGGCATTGATGTAAATCAAGATTATGAAGTATCTATCGGATATGAAGATCAGTACGGAAACTTTTCTGAAGTAGCTCGTTCGGTACAAGCTATAACACCAAATGACAAAGTTTCAGATAATTTTGACTTAGTATGGGGAACTGTAAGATTAGATGAAAATACAAATCAATTAATAAAATATATAAATACACCAGTTTCTACTCCAGAAGGAAGAGAACTTTTAGGAATACCTGAAGGTTCTTATGTTTCAGAAGAAAATGATGAATTTATAATTGAAGTTATAGAAAGATTGACAAAAGTTGGAGCTTCAGAATCATTAATTGAAAGAAGAGTAGTAAAAGGAAAACTTCCAGGTCTTAGACTTGATATGAGTGGAGCAAGAAGTAGTTAA